Proteins from a single region of Psychrobacter cryohalolentis K5:
- the uppS gene encoding polyprenyl diphosphate synthase yields MSMSENLAPALLPRHIAVIMDGNNRYGKVHNLGKGQGHIAGKDALDPIVEYCVSTGIEVLTVFAFSSENWQRPPTEVALLMHLLSLTINEQMPRMVKYRIRLRFIGDRSQLSDDLQLLMADAEAKTADFDAMTLVIAISYGGQWDIAHAAKQLLQQVQAGQLSIDDIDKEKLGEYVQLADAPEVDMLIRTGGEYRLSNFLLWQSAYAELFFTPTLWPDFSVDELAAMLEDFAQRQRRFGKTSEQIVTAQQIS; encoded by the coding sequence ATGTCTATGTCAGAGAATTTAGCTCCAGCCCTTCTTCCACGCCATATCGCTGTTATTATGGACGGCAATAACCGCTATGGTAAAGTCCATAATTTAGGCAAAGGTCAGGGGCATATCGCTGGCAAAGATGCGCTAGACCCTATTGTTGAGTATTGCGTCAGTACAGGTATTGAGGTTTTGACCGTCTTTGCCTTTTCCAGTGAGAATTGGCAGCGCCCACCGACTGAAGTGGCATTGCTGATGCATTTGCTGAGCTTAACCATCAATGAGCAGATGCCTCGTATGGTTAAGTACCGTATTCGTTTGCGTTTTATCGGCGATCGCAGTCAGCTTAGTGATGATTTGCAATTATTGATGGCAGATGCTGAAGCAAAAACGGCTGATTTTGATGCTATGACATTGGTCATCGCCATCAGTTACGGTGGACAGTGGGATATCGCTCATGCAGCAAAGCAGCTATTACAGCAAGTGCAGGCAGGTCAGTTATCAATCGATGATATTGATAAGGAAAAACTTGGAGAGTATGTGCAATTGGCAGATGCACCAGAAGTAGACATGCTGATACGTACTGGCGGCGAGTACCGTCTCTCCAACTTCTTATTGTGGCAGTCAGCCTATGCAGAGCTGTTCTTTACCCCAACATTGTGGCCAGATTTTAGCGTCGATGAGCTAGCAGCAATGCTAGAGGATTTTGCTCAACGTCAACGCCGCTTTGGCAAAACCAGCGAACAAATAGTGACGGCTCAGCAAATATCTTAG
- the rimO gene encoding 30S ribosomal protein S12 methylthiotransferase RimO — protein MPNISTESVNTTIAPSQPASIPKDTATLFNPAKPTAMPAQSSTDSVQPYHHKANHNQNRSVEQSSEVVSAASAKTTTATTNAPVNAAPKIGFVSLGCPKALVDSERIITELSRDGYQVASDYEGADLVVVNTCGFIESAVQESLDAIGEAISKNGKVIVTGCLGKEADKIREMHPAVLAVTGAHAYDDVIRAVALHVPKPDCGLDASYDPKIDLINEAGIKLTPSHYAYLKISEGCNHRCTFCIIPSLRGDLVSRPIDSVMNEALALKKAGVKELLIISQDTSAYGLDLKYKTSFWNGMPLKSKFYDLCQALNDLGIWVRLHYVYPYPHVDKVVELMGEKKLLPYLDIPFQHASHRILKAMKRPAHSENTLARIHAWREICPDIVIRSTFVVGFPGETEEDFQCLLDWLVEARLDRVGAFTYSEVEGAVANDLPNHVPEDVKQERYERLMTLQQDISAQKLQEKIGKTLMVLVDEIDREEGVAICRSYADAPEIDGHVYVDDIDAHVKVGQFLTVTIDDASEYDLFASYKG, from the coding sequence ATGCCCAATATTTCTACCGAGTCCGTTAATACGACTATAGCCCCTTCACAGCCAGCTTCTATACCAAAAGACACTGCCACTCTCTTTAATCCTGCTAAGCCGACAGCAATGCCTGCGCAAAGCTCGACGGACAGTGTTCAACCTTACCATCATAAAGCCAATCATAATCAAAATCGTAGTGTCGAACAAAGCAGCGAGGTAGTTTCAGCGGCTTCAGCTAAAACGACAACAGCAACGACCAATGCCCCTGTCAATGCCGCGCCAAAGATTGGATTTGTGTCTCTAGGTTGTCCAAAAGCCTTGGTCGATAGTGAGCGCATTATCACAGAGCTTAGCCGTGATGGCTATCAAGTAGCCAGTGATTATGAAGGCGCCGACTTGGTAGTGGTCAATACGTGCGGCTTTATCGAGTCAGCGGTACAAGAGTCGCTCGATGCAATCGGTGAAGCTATCAGCAAAAACGGTAAGGTGATTGTGACAGGCTGCTTGGGTAAAGAGGCAGATAAAATCCGTGAAATGCATCCTGCTGTACTAGCAGTGACGGGCGCTCATGCTTATGATGACGTCATTAGAGCAGTCGCGTTGCATGTACCAAAGCCTGACTGTGGTTTGGATGCCAGTTATGACCCAAAAATAGATTTGATTAATGAGGCAGGTATCAAATTAACGCCTAGTCATTATGCTTATCTAAAAATATCAGAAGGTTGCAACCACCGTTGTACTTTTTGCATTATTCCAAGCTTACGTGGAGACTTGGTTTCACGTCCGATTGACAGTGTGATGAATGAAGCGCTGGCGCTGAAAAAGGCTGGCGTGAAAGAGTTATTGATTATCTCACAAGATACTTCTGCTTATGGTCTGGACTTAAAGTATAAGACAAGCTTTTGGAATGGTATGCCGCTGAAGTCTAAATTTTATGACTTATGCCAAGCGTTAAACGATTTGGGTATTTGGGTGCGTCTACACTATGTGTATCCGTATCCGCATGTAGATAAAGTCGTAGAATTAATGGGTGAGAAGAAATTATTGCCTTATCTTGATATTCCATTCCAACATGCCAGCCATCGCATTTTAAAAGCAATGAAGCGTCCTGCTCATAGCGAAAATACCTTGGCGCGTATCCATGCATGGCGTGAGATTTGTCCTGATATCGTTATTCGCTCAACCTTCGTTGTTGGCTTCCCTGGCGAGACAGAAGAAGATTTCCAATGCTTGCTTGATTGGTTAGTAGAAGCCCGTCTAGATCGCGTTGGTGCCTTTACCTATTCAGAAGTTGAAGGTGCGGTTGCCAATGACTTGCCAAATCATGTGCCAGAAGACGTCAAGCAAGAACGTTACGAGCGTTTGATGACGTTACAGCAAGATATTTCAGCCCAAAAACTGCAAGAGAAAATTGGCAAAACCTTGATGGTATTGGTCGACGAAATTGATAGAGAAGAAGGTGTTGCGATCTGCCGTAGTTATGCTGACGCACCAGAGATTGACGGTCACGTCTACGTCGATGATATTGACGCTCATGTCAAAGTTGGGCAGTTCTTAACGGTTACTATCGACGATGCTAGTGAATATGATTTGTTTGCCAGTTACAAAGGCTAA
- a CDS encoding sigma 54-interacting transcriptional regulator: MTQYNDTQSLTSNERTPMVTVNNSPDNEPATLWLIDDDAALRMVLADTFEDAGLTVISFTQAQAAWTRLNDILESSESIALLPDVILTDIRMPMMDGLSFSDWVHKHFPKLPIVIMTAHSDLTSAISSYQTGAFEYLPKPFDLDDAVATIYKAINYQPNLVISNHSIESNTNVSTDTKEQPVNKPNAAKSARKTPKAAESKTHEKPKPQTNNNPSGIIGQSQAMQTVFRAIGRLAHSPITVLITGESGTGKELVASALHQHSPRHNKTFIALNMAAIPHDLIESELFGHEKGAFTGATTSRQGRFEQADGGTLFLDEIGDMPFSTQTRLLRVLANGEFFRVGGQQPVKVDVRIIAATHQNLEELVKQGKFREDLFYRLNVIRLPLPPLRTRREDVPALTTYFMQRAAEQMNTAPKQLHPAAMQMMQSFEWRGNVRQLENVCLWLTVMATGDTVMIDDLPPELLENISSTLNNQQQHVSSQDAIENNHLQSQDTFGTQSWQQALGIWAKQSLQTGATDILQTATPEFERVLLTAALHHSGGKKIAAANLLGWGRNTLTRKLQQLNLSSYQE, from the coding sequence ATGACCCAGTATAATGACACCCAATCTCTTACAAGCAATGAGCGAACGCCAATGGTCACGGTCAATAACAGTCCTGATAATGAGCCTGCCACTTTGTGGCTCATTGATGATGATGCGGCGCTGCGTATGGTACTTGCAGATACTTTTGAAGACGCTGGATTGACGGTTATCAGCTTTACCCAAGCACAAGCAGCATGGACACGCCTCAATGATATTCTAGAATCGTCAGAGTCAATCGCCTTGTTACCTGATGTGATATTGACCGATATTCGTATGCCGATGATGGATGGTCTGTCGTTTAGTGACTGGGTACACAAGCACTTTCCTAAGCTTCCGATTGTCATTATGACAGCGCATTCAGACCTTACTTCTGCCATTAGCAGCTATCAGACTGGTGCATTTGAATATCTGCCCAAGCCGTTTGATTTAGATGATGCGGTCGCAACGATTTATAAAGCCATTAATTATCAGCCGAATCTAGTCATATCAAACCATTCGATCGAGTCTAATACGAATGTAAGTACCGATACCAAAGAACAGCCTGTGAACAAACCAAATGCAGCCAAATCAGCTAGAAAAACCCCTAAAGCTGCTGAAAGTAAAACTCATGAAAAACCCAAACCCCAAACCAATAACAATCCAAGCGGCATCATTGGTCAATCACAAGCCATGCAAACGGTATTTCGTGCCATTGGTAGACTTGCGCACTCACCGATTACCGTTTTAATCACTGGTGAATCAGGTACAGGTAAAGAGTTGGTCGCTAGCGCTTTACATCAGCACTCACCGCGACACAATAAAACCTTTATTGCACTAAATATGGCAGCAATTCCCCATGATTTGATTGAGTCTGAATTGTTTGGTCATGAAAAAGGCGCATTCACTGGCGCCACAACTTCACGCCAAGGTCGTTTTGAGCAAGCAGATGGCGGCACGTTATTTTTAGATGAAATCGGTGACATGCCTTTTAGTACCCAAACGCGGCTGCTACGAGTGCTGGCAAATGGCGAATTTTTTCGCGTGGGTGGTCAGCAGCCCGTCAAAGTAGATGTACGCATTATTGCCGCTACCCATCAAAACTTGGAAGAATTGGTCAAACAGGGTAAATTCCGTGAGGATCTATTTTATCGCCTGAATGTCATTCGCCTGCCATTGCCGCCCTTACGGACTCGCCGCGAGGACGTACCAGCATTAACCACTTATTTTATGCAGCGCGCTGCTGAGCAGATGAATACGGCACCAAAACAGTTACATCCGGCAGCAATGCAAATGATGCAGTCTTTTGAATGGCGCGGTAATGTCCGTCAACTTGAGAATGTCTGTCTCTGGCTGACAGTAATGGCGACTGGCGACACCGTTATGATCGATGACTTGCCTCCAGAGTTGCTCGAAAACATCTCCTCTACTCTAAACAATCAACAGCAGCATGTATCCTCACAAGACGCTATTGAAAATAATCATCTACAAAGTCAGGATACTTTTGGCACCCAAAGCTGGCAACAAGCTTTAGGTATTTGGGCGAAGCAGTCACTACAAACTGGCGCAACCGATATTTTACAGACAGCAACACCTGAGTTTGAACGGGTCTTGCTAACCGCAGCGCTCCATCATAGCGGCGGCAAAAAGATAGCTGCTGCCAATTTACTTGGCTGGGGACGCAATACGCTGACACGTAAATTACAACAGCTGAACCTCTCATCATATCAAGAGTAA
- the frr gene encoding ribosome recycling factor, which translates to MIQEIKQDGEARMQKTLEALESTFSKVRTGRAHPGMLTGVMVSYYGSPTPLNQVASVNVEDSRTLLVQPFDRTMVQAIDKAIREADLGLNPMTADVIRVPMPALTEETRKDMQKLARGEAENSRVSIRNIRRDMMNDIKELAKEKEISEDDERRASDDIQKITDKYIETIDSRLSKKETDLMAV; encoded by the coding sequence ATGATTCAAGAAATTAAGCAAGACGGCGAAGCGCGCATGCAAAAAACCTTGGAAGCGCTTGAAAGCACCTTTAGTAAAGTTCGTACGGGTCGCGCGCATCCAGGTATGTTGACAGGCGTGATGGTCAGCTACTATGGTTCGCCTACGCCTTTAAATCAAGTAGCGAGTGTTAACGTTGAAGATTCGCGTACGCTACTGGTACAGCCATTTGACCGTACCATGGTGCAAGCGATTGATAAAGCTATCCGCGAAGCAGATTTGGGTCTTAATCCAATGACTGCTGATGTGATTCGTGTTCCCATGCCAGCATTGACAGAAGAAACTCGAAAAGATATGCAAAAATTGGCACGTGGCGAAGCAGAAAACAGCCGTGTTTCTATTCGTAATATCCGCCGTGATATGATGAATGACATCAAAGAGTTAGCAAAAGAAAAAGAGATTTCTGAAGACGACGAGCGCCGCGCCAGTGATGACATTCAAAAAATCACTGACAAATATATTGAAACAATCGATAGCCGCTTAAGCAAAAAAGAAACCGATTTGATGGCAGTATAA
- a CDS encoding two-component system sensor histidine kinase NtrB: protein MTADFISAKPTPDLTFISQHLFTAILWVNDELSITWLNAQAEQLLAISSGRLLNQSVLMLLAPEELKTKRSTLIDSSKDKTCSLTERFFQAKQYQQPFIDHDHLINSPLNGNLSLSIDYSVTPVIYQQQNYFIIEIWGKDRQSRISEEQRQQQQYNVARHMLRSVAHEIKNPLAGIRGAAQLLQRQFIKFSERSFNTHTTDTDYPSLISSPTLNSDNHLQKTADKLRSYTDIIISETDRLTQLIGQFLGSNQLPHWQMLNVHEPIEHVLALIIHQYPQVLLQRDYDLSLPELCADKDQLIQVFLNLINNACESMTEFAQTLQQSVPAVSSQLTSDSPLNNLDFDDGYQPKLHIQTRVAFQHTIAGQQHKQVLQVAITDNGSGIHPDIIGQIFFPMVTSRALGTGLGLSIVQDIISRHHGMIDVSSTQSQGASTNTNVDNKNSHYSQTRFTLYLPFHQPIAEN, encoded by the coding sequence ATGACCGCTGATTTTATAAGCGCAAAACCAACGCCTGACTTAACCTTTATATCGCAGCATTTGTTCACGGCTATCTTGTGGGTCAATGATGAATTGTCTATTACTTGGCTAAATGCCCAAGCTGAGCAGCTACTGGCGATCAGTAGTGGACGATTGCTTAATCAGTCGGTATTGATGCTGCTTGCGCCCGAAGAGTTGAAAACCAAACGCAGCACACTTATTGACAGTTCAAAAGACAAAACCTGCTCTTTGACTGAACGTTTTTTTCAAGCGAAGCAGTACCAACAACCTTTTATTGACCATGACCATCTGATAAACAGCCCATTAAATGGCAACTTATCACTCTCGATTGACTATAGCGTCACCCCTGTTATCTATCAGCAGCAAAATTACTTTATTATAGAGATATGGGGCAAAGACCGCCAAAGTCGCATCTCAGAAGAACAGCGCCAACAGCAGCAGTACAATGTTGCGCGTCATATGCTGCGCTCGGTTGCCCATGAAATCAAAAATCCGTTGGCTGGTATTCGCGGTGCCGCGCAATTATTGCAGCGTCAATTTATCAAATTTAGTGAGCGCTCTTTTAATACTCACACTACTGATACTGACTACCCTAGCCTTATATCGAGCCCGACTTTAAACTCTGATAACCATCTACAGAAAACCGCTGACAAATTACGCAGCTATACCGACATCATTATCTCAGAGACAGATCGTCTAACTCAGCTGATTGGGCAGTTTCTTGGTTCTAATCAATTACCACATTGGCAAATGCTCAATGTTCATGAGCCAATAGAGCATGTTTTGGCATTGATCATCCATCAATATCCGCAAGTTTTATTACAGCGTGACTATGACTTATCGTTACCTGAACTCTGTGCTGATAAAGACCAGCTGATACAAGTCTTCTTAAACTTAATTAATAATGCTTGCGAATCCATGACGGAATTTGCACAAACACTGCAGCAAAGCGTGCCAGCCGTATCCAGTCAATTAACATCAGATAGTCCACTTAATAATCTTGATTTTGACGATGGCTATCAACCCAAACTCCATATTCAAACACGTGTTGCCTTTCAACATACGATTGCCGGGCAGCAACATAAACAAGTACTGCAAGTTGCTATCACCGATAATGGTTCTGGCATTCATCCTGATATCATTGGGCAGATATTCTTCCCTATGGTGACCAGTCGCGCGCTAGGAACTGGGCTTGGTTTATCCATTGTGCAAGATATTATCAGCCGTCATCATGGTATGATTGATGTCAGCTCTACTCAATCGCAGGGCGCCAGTACAAATACTAATGTCGATAATAAAAATAGCCATTATAGTCAAACCCGTTTTACCCTTTATTTGCCTTTTCATCAGCCAATTGCTGAAAATTAA
- the pyrH gene encoding UMP kinase, with protein MSDKNPRYSRILLKLSGEALAGTKDMGIDTEVLDKMSLSIAHLRGLGVQVGIVVGGGNLYRGAQLQKEGLVGRVTGDQMGMLATVMNGLAMRDALERRNIKTRLMSALPIGEVTESYSSRNAIRYLKNGEVCIFVAGTGNPFFTTDTAACLRGIEIEAGLILKATKVDGVYDKDPSLHSDAVKYDGLTFDEVLEQKLGVMDLTAIALCREHDVPLQVFDMNKPNALLNVVMGENEGTRVYH; from the coding sequence ATGTCTGACAAAAACCCGCGTTATTCTCGTATCTTGCTAAAACTTTCTGGTGAAGCCTTAGCGGGTACGAAAGATATGGGTATTGATACCGAAGTGCTCGATAAGATGAGCTTATCTATCGCCCATTTGCGCGGGCTTGGTGTCCAAGTGGGTATCGTGGTCGGTGGTGGTAACTTATATCGCGGCGCTCAATTACAAAAAGAGGGTTTGGTCGGCCGCGTCACTGGCGATCAAATGGGCATGCTTGCAACCGTCATGAATGGCCTTGCAATGCGTGATGCTCTTGAGCGCCGCAATATCAAAACGCGCCTAATGTCAGCCCTGCCGATTGGTGAAGTCACTGAAAGTTATAGCAGCCGTAATGCGATTCGTTATCTTAAAAATGGCGAAGTATGTATCTTTGTCGCGGGTACGGGCAACCCTTTCTTTACTACTGATACGGCTGCTTGCTTACGTGGTATTGAAATCGAAGCAGGCTTGATTCTAAAAGCGACCAAAGTAGATGGTGTTTATGATAAAGACCCAAGCCTACATAGCGATGCAGTAAAATATGATGGTCTGACCTTTGATGAGGTGTTAGAGCAAAAGCTTGGAGTTATGGACTTGACTGCCATCGCATTATGTCGTGAGCACGATGTGCCATTACAAGTCTTTGATATGAATAAGCCTAATGCTTTATTAAATGTTGTGATGGGCGAGAATGAAGGCACACGCGTCTATCATTAA